The DNA region AGGGCGTGCAGTTCCAGTTGGCGCGCGCGGCCATGGAAGTGGAGTCGGCCCGCCTGCTGGTCTACAACGCGGCGCGCTTGCGCGACGCGAAGCAGCCGTTCCTCACCGAGGCCGCGATGGGCAAGCTGCTGGCCTCCGAGGTGGCCGAGCGGACCGCCTCGCTGGCCATCAACCTGTTCGGCGGGTACGGCTTCGTCAAGGACGCCCCCGTCGAGAAACTCTATCGCGACGCCAAGATCGGCCAGATCTACGAGGGCACCTCGAACCTGCAGTTGCAGACCATCGCCAAGGCGCTGCTCGCGTGACCCTGCCGCTCCGCCTCAACCACCTGTTCCGCGTGGTGGATGCGGAGACCTTCGCCGCCGCGCGCGACAGCGCCTGGCTGCGCGAGGTGTTCGCCCCGGGCGAGCTGCGCACGACGCGCCGGCCCGACTGGACCTACACGGGCCTCTACTGGTACGGCATCTCGACATACCTCGAACTCTTCGAGGAGGGGCCGCAGGGCCCGATCGGCGCGAGCGGCATCGCCTTCGCCATCGAGGAACCCGGCGCGACGGCGGCGATCGCCAGCGCGCTGCGCCAGTCGCTGGGCGAGGCCGATCACCGCCTGGTCGTGCGTCCGGTCGGCGACGACACCGTGCCGTGGTTCCACATCGCGCACGCAGTGCCCGACCAGCGCGCCGGGCTCAAGCTCTGGACGATGGAGTACCACGCCGATTTCCTGGCCGGGTGGCATGCCGCGCACACGCCGGCACGCGGCATCACGCGCGCCGAGGTGCTCGAGCGCTACGCCGCGGTGAGTCCCGGGCCGGCGCGGCCGCTCCTGGGTGATGTCGTGGCCGTGACCATGGCCGTCACGCCGGCCGAGCGAGGCTTCCTGTTGCGTCACGTCGAGGCGTTCGACGCGACCACGCGCGACACCGGCGGCGACGGGACGATGGTGACCGGCGACGACCTGTCGATCGGCCTGAGTGCCGCGTCCGAGACGCGACGTGGCCTGCAGGATCTGGTGTTCCGCCTGCGCCGCCCGACGGGCCGCGAGGTGATCACCATCGGGCGCAGCACGATCACCGTGGAGGGCACGCGGGGAGTGTGGAAGTTCAGAGACGTGTGATGCCGGCAATGGTGGGAATGCCGGGAATGTCGGACACCGCCACTCCCCCGGCATCGGGCCTGGCGCCACGCCGCGTCGACCGCCTCCACCAGGCCACCGTGCGGGTGGCCCATGCCGCGCGTCAACGCCGTCCCGTCGCGTCCTCGCTGCGCGCCACGTAGCCCTCTCGCGCGACCACCGTGCCCGGGCGGGACCGGAGACGGACGTCCAGGCGGTGCCAGCCGCCCGTCGGCAGGCCGCTCGGGGTGTACGACACCAGGTAACGCTGGCGGTACCTGGCCAGGATTCGGCCGAACACCCGCGAGATGTCGCCCCGGCTCTCGAG from Luteitalea sp. TBR-22 includes:
- a CDS encoding DUF5829 family protein — its product is MTLPLRLNHLFRVVDAETFAAARDSAWLREVFAPGELRTTRRPDWTYTGLYWYGISTYLELFEEGPQGPIGASGIAFAIEEPGATAAIASALRQSLGEADHRLVVRPVGDDTVPWFHIAHAVPDQRAGLKLWTMEYHADFLAGWHAAHTPARGITRAEVLERYAAVSPGPARPLLGDVVAVTMAVTPAERGFLLRHVEAFDATTRDTGGDGTMVTGDDLSIGLSAASETRRGLQDLVFRLRRPTGREVITIGRSTITVEGTRGVWKFRDV